A part of Capsicum annuum cultivar UCD-10X-F1 chromosome 6, UCD10Xv1.1, whole genome shotgun sequence genomic DNA contains:
- the LOC107875467 gene encoding gibberellin 2-beta-dioxygenase 8, translating into MTPLVKTERVFPPIKPHSKFQNKPIKYLFDAMLLSWPKWERRRRRTTNMSKSSNFESYPPLFRPPPNSPSIQESNSDETEPLLFNSDDIPVIDYFKCTTTNIITTTKYQDVDDDDKNNICQACRDWGLFRLVNHGIQVTLLNQIEEYAKKLFSLPYETKMSLFSSGNPSNNSKGQPGICVESGEGSKPSNNNVNPISYFWGTPALTPSGAALLAAQNNDPQENTNNQSLQWIEGFNVSLTQLSNVHYQDLLLETFRCLLEEYGKEQARVATEIFKILGPFQSNYLSIDTGILRVYRYPRCFEPERTWGIDIHTDSSVLSIIHQDDVGGLQVYKDHQWFDVNPIPNTLIVNIGDMLQAMSDDRYTSVKHGVKVNKNKERISIGYFVFPEEGTIIRSTKYNPFSYADFRAQVQHDLKTVGLKTGLQKFKFTTHQNS; encoded by the exons ATGACGCCCCTTGTCAAAACTGAAAGGGTATTTCCACCTATAAAACCACATTCTAAGTTCCAAAATAAGcctataaaatatctatttgatgCTATGCTATTAAGTTGGCCAAAGtgggaaagaagaagaagaagaacaacaaataTGTCCAAATCTTCTAACTTTGAGTCCTACCCTCCATTATTTCGTCCACCACCAAACAGCCCCTCAATTCAAGAATCCAACTCTGATGAAACAGAGCCACTTTTATTCAACTCTGATGATATTCCTGTTATTGACTATTTCAAAtgcaccaccaccaacatcataACGACAACAAAATATCAAGACGTTGACGACGACGACAAGAATAATATTTGTCAAGCTTGTAGAGATTGGGGGTTGTTTCGTTTGGTGAACCATGGAATTCAAGTTACCTTATTGAACCAAATTGAAGAATATGCTAAAAAGCTCTTTTCATTGCCCTATGAAACTAAAATGAGCTTATTTTCAAGTGGCAACCCAAGCAACAATAGTAAAGGGCAGCCCGGTATATGCGTGGAGTCTGGGGAAGGTTCGAAGCCAAGCAACAATAATGTCAATCCAATATCCTATTTTTGGGGTACCCCTGCTCTAACACCCTCTGGAGCCGCACTATTAGCAGCACAAAACAATGATCCACAAGAAAATACTAATAACCAAAGCCTACAATGGATAGAAGGATTCAATGTTTCTTtgactcaattatcaaatgtccATTATCAAGATTTATTGCTCGAAACTTTCAG ATGCTTGCTGGAAGAATATGGGAAGGAGCAAGCTAGGGTGGCTACAGAAATATTCAAGATTTTGGGACCATTCCAGTCTAATTATCTGTCAATAGACACTGGTATATTAAGGGTATATCGTTACCCTAGATGCTTTGAGCCAGAACGAACGTGGGGCATTGATATACACACAGATAGTTCAGTACTTTCTATAATCCACCAAGATGATGTTGGAGGTCTTCAAGTTTACAAAGATCATCAATGGTTTGATGTTAATCCTATTCCCAATACTCTTATTGTCAATATTGGTGACATGTTGCAG GCAATGAGTGATGATAGGTATACGAGTGTGAAACATGGAGTGAAGGTGAACAAAAACAAGGAGAGAATATCAATTGGTTATTTTGTGTTCCCTGAAGAAGGTACTATCATACGAAGCACAAAGTACAACCCTTTCAGCTACGCAGATTTTCGAGCACAAGTTcagcatgatttgaaaacagtaGGGCTTAAGACTGGtctccaaaaattcaaatttactaCCCATCAAAACTCTTAG